Genomic DNA from Cucurbita pepo subsp. pepo cultivar mu-cu-16 chromosome LG13, ASM280686v2, whole genome shotgun sequence:
CAACAGTCCGAAGCTTCGCAACGCAATCGGTGTCTTCGAAGAGGTTCTGAAGGCGAACGGCCGTGAATTTCCAGCAATACGGCACAACCTCAACAGGCATTGCGAGCCCACTTCCACCGATGTACTCAACGAGCTTGGATTCGTCGACGATGACTATGAACTTTTTACAAACACATTCCACCATCTTCTCACGGAGAAGGGAACCGCCTCTGCCTTTCACCAAATTGAGATGGGGATCGACCTCGTCGGCGCCGTCGATGGCGAGATCGATGACGGGATGCGAATCGAGATCGGACAAAGGGATTCCTAAGGAAACGGCTTGGTCGTAGGTTTTCTTGGAGGTGGGTATTCCGACGATGTCCTTGAGAGTTCCCTGTCGGAGAAGTTCGGCAATCCGGTCGACAGCGTGCTTAGCTGTGGAGCCGGTTCCGAGGCCGAGAACCATACCGGAGTGAACAAACTCGACGGCCTTGTAGGCGGCAGCCTTCTTGTAATCGTCCTGAGAGAAAATGGGCGGGGAGAGGGGGacgga
This window encodes:
- the LOC111809249 gene encoding probable ribose-5-phosphate isomerase 2, yielding MAIPYLPNFMGSDNPPMAAALLLPSSVPLSPPIFSQDDYKKAAAYKAVEFVHSGMVLGLGTGSTAKHAVDRIAELLRQGTLKDIVGIPTSKKTYDQAVSLGIPLSDLDSHPVIDLAIDGADEVDPHLNLVKGRGGSLLREKMVECVCKKFIVIVDESKLVEYIGGSGLAMPVEVVPYCWKFTAVRLQNLFEDTDCVAKLRTVGDDGEPYVTDNGNYIVDLYFKKAIGDLKVASDRILRLAGVVEHGMFLDMATTVIVAGELGITIKNKELDQ